One region of Trichosurus vulpecula isolate mTriVul1 chromosome 1, mTriVul1.pri, whole genome shotgun sequence genomic DNA includes:
- the SUN1 gene encoding SUN domain-containing protein 1 isoform X2, with product MDFSRLHTYTPPQSVPENTGYTYGLSSSYSSDALDFETEHKLDPVFDFPRLSRRSLHSVPTTYTSDDGQMENTHSYTRNTSHKDKISKTSKHHRNTNKQSLAVNHTARKAASNSSSLLSQNTFDSHASETSLRSSVLDESLIRKQTKVVHFWGLDDDGDLKGGTKTVLQGNGDLATDETDTTLNNGYICSDCSMLSERKDVLTAYSPSHMPSSRIYFRDGSQKRGASLYMNRISRLAKHTAASFSSLLVQLFQVVLMKLGYESENYKLKNYESKDCESKSYKTKSHESKAHSNYCGCVNVKEFLREDGHLSVNGESLCDDCKGKKHLETYTTTHLQSSRSKRVARTIWHTFSYAGYFLMQTLQRIGATGWFVSRKVLSFLWLAIVSPGKAASGVFWWLGTGWYQFVTLISWLNVFLLTRCLPKICKLLLLLIPLLLLLGIGLYLWNMESFLSLLPIFNWTSIHRTQRIDESRYFLKPDSFHVNQPTEMDFMAFQRENEFRILKLEDLLEKLSEKDKLIQEELDQTKSRIISGVDERQHLLSRVKHLELELGHLKSELLTWHGLKTSCEKIETMHEKVDTQIRETIKLMFSDDQQDSSLEWLLQWLSSKFVSKGDLQILLRDLELQILNNVTLHMSKTEKIPTPETLVNADSVGISGITEAVGKKQALAIVNNALKLYSQDRTGMVDFALESGGGSILSTRCSETYETKTALISVFGIPLWYHSQSPRIVIQPDIYPGNCWAFKGSQGYLVVRLSMMIYPTAFTIEHVPKTLSPTGNITSAPKDFSVYGLDSEYQEEGMLLGQFVYDQEGESLQLFQAMSPGKAFQIVELRIFSNWGHPEYTCLYRFRVHGELK from the exons ATGGATTTTTCACGTCTCCACACATACACTCCTCCTCAGAGTGTGCCAGAGAACACTGGATACACGTATGGACTCag TTCAAGCTATTCTTCAGATGCCCTGGATTTTGAGACTGAACATAAATTGGATCCTGTGTTTGATTTTCCAAGACTGTCACGTCGAAGCTTGCATTCGGTCCCTACGACATACACCAGTGATGATGGTCAGATGGAAAACACTCACTCCTACACTAGAAATACTTCTCACAAAGACAAGATTTCAAA gACATCAAAACATCatagaaatacaaacaaacagTCTTTGGCTGTAAATCACACTGCAAGAAAAGCTGCTTCCaactcctcctcccttctcagcCAGAATACCTTTGATAGCCATGCTAGCGAGACGTCTTTAAGATCTTCTGTCCTGGATGAGTCTTTAATTCGTAAACAGACCAAAGTTGTCCATTTCTGGG gtcttgatgatgatggtgatctTAAAG gtgGGACTAAAACTGTCCTCCAGGGAAATGGTGACCTAGCTACTGATGAAACAGACACAACCTTGAACAATGGTTACATATGCAGTGATTGCAGTATGCTTTCTGAGCGAAAGGATGTGCTCACAGCCTACTCTCCTTCCCACATGCCATCTTCAAGAATTTATTTTAGGGATGGGAGTCAAAAAA GAGGTGCATCTCTCTACATGAATAGAATTTCACGTCTGGCCAAACACACGGCAGCATCGTTTTCATCACTCTTAGTTCAACTTTTTCAAGTTGTTTTAATGAAGTTGGGTTACGAATCAGAGAATTACAAATTGAAAAATTATGAATCTAAAGATTGCGAATCAAAAAGTTATAAGACGAAAAGCCATGAATCAAAAG CTCATTCGAATTACTGTGGGTGTGTGAATGTAAAAGAGTTTCTCAGAGAGGATGGTCACCTCAGTGTAAATGGTGAATCACTGT GTGATGACTGTAAGGGGAAGAAACATCTTGAAACATATACAACAACCCACTTGCAATCTTCAAGGTCAAAAAGGGTAGCAAGGACCATTTGGCACACCTTTTCTTACGCAG GTTACTTTTTGATGCAAACACTACAAAGGATTGGAGCTACAGGATGGTTTGTGTCCAGGAAGGTGTTGTCGTTTCTTTGGTTGGCTATTGTTTCTCCAG ggAAGGCAGCCTCTGGAGTATTTTGGTGGCTAGGAACTGGATGGTACCAATTTGTTACTTTGATTTCTTGGTTAAATGTGTTCCTACTTACAAG gtgCCTTCCAAAAATTTGCAAGTTGCTACTGTTACTTATCCCACTTTTACTTTTGCTAG GGATAGGCCTTTATTTATGGAACATGGAAAGTTTCCTTTCACTTTTGCCTATATTTAATTGGACAAGCATACACAGAACACAGAGGATAGATGAGTCCAGATACTTCTTGAAGCCTGATTCTTTTCACGTTAATCAGCCTACAGAG ATGGATTTTATGGCTTTCCAACGAGAAAATGAATTCCGTATATTGAAGCTGGAAGATCTTCTTGAAAAACTGTCTGAAAAGGACAAG cTTATCCAGGAAGAATTAGATCAGACCAAGTCAAGAATAATTAG TGGAGTTGATGAACGACAACATCTTCTGTCCAGAGTTAAGCATCTAGAACTGGAACTGGGTCATTTGAAATCAGAATTATTAACTTGGCACGGCTTGAAGACTAGCTGTGAGAAAATAGAGACAATGCATGAAAAA gtagaTACCCAAATCCGAGAAACTATCAAACTTATGTTTTCTGATGATCAGCAAGATAGTTCTCTTGAATGGCTGCTACAGTGGCTTTCTTCCAAATTTGTAAGCAAAGGTGACTTGCAGATCTTATTAcgagatttagagctgcaaatTCTAAACAATGTTACACTCCATATGTCCAAGACAGAAAAGATTCCAACTCCTGAAACATTGGTAAATGCTGACAGCGTGGGGATTTCTGGCATAACAGAAGCGGTAGGTAAAAAG CAAGCACTTGCTATTGTTAATAATGCTCTGAAGCTGTATTCCCAGGACAGAACGGGGATGGTAGACTTTGCTTTAGAATCTGGAG gtgGTAGCATTCTGAGCACTCGCTGTTCTGAAACATATGAAACCAAAACTGCATTAATTAGTGTGTTTGGAATTCCTCTGTGGTACCACTCACAGTCTCCCCGGATTGTCATTCAG ccTGACATATATCCAGGGAACTGTTGGGCATTTAAAGGATCTCAAGGATACCTTGTTGTGAGATTATCAATGATGATCTATCCAACAGCTTTTACAATAGAACATGTACCAAAGACACTTTCACCAACAGGCAACATCACTAGTGCTCCTAAAGATTTCTCAgtatat GGTTTAGACAGTGAATATCAAGAAGAAGGAATGCTTCTAGGACAGTTTGTGTATGATCAAGAAGGAGAGTCACTTCAGTTATTTCAAGCAATG agCCCTGGAAAAGCTTTCCAGATTGTGGAACTTCGGATTTTTTCTAATTGGGGCCATCCTGAGTACACATGTCTCTATCGATTCAGAGTACATGGAGAACTCAAGTGA
- the SUN1 gene encoding SUN domain-containing protein 1 isoform X1, whose amino-acid sequence MDFSRLHTYTPPQSVPENTGYTYGLSSSYSSDALDFETEHKLDPVFDFPRLSRRSLHSVPTTYTSDDGQMENTHSYTRNTSHKDKISKTSKHHRNTNKQSLAVNHTARKAASNSSSLLSQNTFDSHASETSLRSSVLDESLIRKQTKVVHFWGLDDDGDLKGGTKTVLQGNGDLATDETDTTLNNGYICSDCSMLSERKDVLTAYSPSHMPSSRIYFRDGSQKRGASLYMNRISRLAKHTAASFSSLLVQLFQVVLMKLGYESENYKLKNYESKDCESKSYKTKSHESKAHSNYCGCVNVKEFLREDGHLSVNGESLCDDCKGKKHLETYTTTHLQSSRSKRVARTIWHTFSYAGYFLMQTLQRIGATGWFVSRKVLSFLWLAIVSPGKAASGVFWWLGTGWYQFVTLISWLNVFLLTRCLPKICKLLLLLIPLLLLLGIGLYLWNMESFLSLLPIFNWTSIHRTQRIDESRYFLKPDSFHVNQPTEMDFMAFQRENEFRILKLEDLLEKLSEKDKLIQEELDQTKSRIISGVDERQHLLSRVKHLELELGHLKSELLTWHGLKTSCEKIETMHEKVDTQIRETIKLMFSDDQQDSSLEWLLQWLSSKFVSKGDLQILLRDLELQILNNVTLHMSKTEKIPTPETLVNADSVGISGITEAVGKKQALAIVNNALKLYSQDRTGMVDFALESGGGSILSTRCSETYETKTALISVFGIPLWYHSQSPRIVIQPDIYPGNCWAFKGSQGYLVVRLSMMIYPTAFTIEHVPKTLSPTGNITSAPKDFSVYGLDSEYQEEGMLLGQFVYDQEGESLQLFQAMKSPGKAFQIVELRIFSNWGHPEYTCLYRFRVHGELK is encoded by the exons ATGGATTTTTCACGTCTCCACACATACACTCCTCCTCAGAGTGTGCCAGAGAACACTGGATACACGTATGGACTCag TTCAAGCTATTCTTCAGATGCCCTGGATTTTGAGACTGAACATAAATTGGATCCTGTGTTTGATTTTCCAAGACTGTCACGTCGAAGCTTGCATTCGGTCCCTACGACATACACCAGTGATGATGGTCAGATGGAAAACACTCACTCCTACACTAGAAATACTTCTCACAAAGACAAGATTTCAAA gACATCAAAACATCatagaaatacaaacaaacagTCTTTGGCTGTAAATCACACTGCAAGAAAAGCTGCTTCCaactcctcctcccttctcagcCAGAATACCTTTGATAGCCATGCTAGCGAGACGTCTTTAAGATCTTCTGTCCTGGATGAGTCTTTAATTCGTAAACAGACCAAAGTTGTCCATTTCTGGG gtcttgatgatgatggtgatctTAAAG gtgGGACTAAAACTGTCCTCCAGGGAAATGGTGACCTAGCTACTGATGAAACAGACACAACCTTGAACAATGGTTACATATGCAGTGATTGCAGTATGCTTTCTGAGCGAAAGGATGTGCTCACAGCCTACTCTCCTTCCCACATGCCATCTTCAAGAATTTATTTTAGGGATGGGAGTCAAAAAA GAGGTGCATCTCTCTACATGAATAGAATTTCACGTCTGGCCAAACACACGGCAGCATCGTTTTCATCACTCTTAGTTCAACTTTTTCAAGTTGTTTTAATGAAGTTGGGTTACGAATCAGAGAATTACAAATTGAAAAATTATGAATCTAAAGATTGCGAATCAAAAAGTTATAAGACGAAAAGCCATGAATCAAAAG CTCATTCGAATTACTGTGGGTGTGTGAATGTAAAAGAGTTTCTCAGAGAGGATGGTCACCTCAGTGTAAATGGTGAATCACTGT GTGATGACTGTAAGGGGAAGAAACATCTTGAAACATATACAACAACCCACTTGCAATCTTCAAGGTCAAAAAGGGTAGCAAGGACCATTTGGCACACCTTTTCTTACGCAG GTTACTTTTTGATGCAAACACTACAAAGGATTGGAGCTACAGGATGGTTTGTGTCCAGGAAGGTGTTGTCGTTTCTTTGGTTGGCTATTGTTTCTCCAG ggAAGGCAGCCTCTGGAGTATTTTGGTGGCTAGGAACTGGATGGTACCAATTTGTTACTTTGATTTCTTGGTTAAATGTGTTCCTACTTACAAG gtgCCTTCCAAAAATTTGCAAGTTGCTACTGTTACTTATCCCACTTTTACTTTTGCTAG GGATAGGCCTTTATTTATGGAACATGGAAAGTTTCCTTTCACTTTTGCCTATATTTAATTGGACAAGCATACACAGAACACAGAGGATAGATGAGTCCAGATACTTCTTGAAGCCTGATTCTTTTCACGTTAATCAGCCTACAGAG ATGGATTTTATGGCTTTCCAACGAGAAAATGAATTCCGTATATTGAAGCTGGAAGATCTTCTTGAAAAACTGTCTGAAAAGGACAAG cTTATCCAGGAAGAATTAGATCAGACCAAGTCAAGAATAATTAG TGGAGTTGATGAACGACAACATCTTCTGTCCAGAGTTAAGCATCTAGAACTGGAACTGGGTCATTTGAAATCAGAATTATTAACTTGGCACGGCTTGAAGACTAGCTGTGAGAAAATAGAGACAATGCATGAAAAA gtagaTACCCAAATCCGAGAAACTATCAAACTTATGTTTTCTGATGATCAGCAAGATAGTTCTCTTGAATGGCTGCTACAGTGGCTTTCTTCCAAATTTGTAAGCAAAGGTGACTTGCAGATCTTATTAcgagatttagagctgcaaatTCTAAACAATGTTACACTCCATATGTCCAAGACAGAAAAGATTCCAACTCCTGAAACATTGGTAAATGCTGACAGCGTGGGGATTTCTGGCATAACAGAAGCGGTAGGTAAAAAG CAAGCACTTGCTATTGTTAATAATGCTCTGAAGCTGTATTCCCAGGACAGAACGGGGATGGTAGACTTTGCTTTAGAATCTGGAG gtgGTAGCATTCTGAGCACTCGCTGTTCTGAAACATATGAAACCAAAACTGCATTAATTAGTGTGTTTGGAATTCCTCTGTGGTACCACTCACAGTCTCCCCGGATTGTCATTCAG ccTGACATATATCCAGGGAACTGTTGGGCATTTAAAGGATCTCAAGGATACCTTGTTGTGAGATTATCAATGATGATCTATCCAACAGCTTTTACAATAGAACATGTACCAAAGACACTTTCACCAACAGGCAACATCACTAGTGCTCCTAAAGATTTCTCAgtatat GGTTTAGACAGTGAATATCAAGAAGAAGGAATGCTTCTAGGACAGTTTGTGTATGATCAAGAAGGAGAGTCACTTCAGTTATTTCAAGCAATG aagagCCCTGGAAAAGCTTTCCAGATTGTGGAACTTCGGATTTTTTCTAATTGGGGCCATCCTGAGTACACATGTCTCTATCGATTCAGAGTACATGGAGAACTCAAGTGA
- the SUN1 gene encoding SUN domain-containing protein 1 isoform X8: MDFSRLHTYTPPQSVPENTGYTYGLRLSRRSLHSVPTTYTSDDGQMENTHSYTRNTSHKDKISKTSKHHRNTNKQSLAVNHTARKAASNSSSLLSQNTFDSHASETSLRSSVLDESLIRKQTKVVHFWGLDDDGDLKGGTKTVLQGNGDLATDETDTTLNNGYICSDCSMLSERKDVLTAYSPSHMPSSRIYFRDGSQKTHSNYCGCVNVKEFLREDGHLSVNGESLCDDCKGKKHLETYTTTHLQSSRSKRVARTIWHTFSYAGYFLMQTLQRIGATGWFVSRKVLSFLWLAIVSPGKAASGVFWWLGTGWYQFVTLISWLNVFLLTRCLPKICKLLLLLIPLLLLLGIGLYLWNMESFLSLLPIFNWTSIHRTQRIDESRYFLKPDSFHVNQPTEMDFMAFQRENEFRILKLEDLLEKLSEKDKLIQEELDQTKSRIISGVDERQHLLSRVKHLELELGHLKSELLTWHGLKTSCEKIETMHEKVDTQIRETIKLMFSDDQQDSSLEWLLQWLSSKFVSKGDLQILLRDLELQILNNVTLHMSKTEKIPTPETLVNADSVGISGITEAQALAIVNNALKLYSQDRTGMVDFALESGGGSILSTRCSETYETKTALISVFGIPLWYHSQSPRIVIQPDIYPGNCWAFKGSQGYLVVRLSMMIYPTAFTIEHVPKTLSPTGNITSAPKDFSVYGLDSEYQEEGMLLGQFVYDQEGESLQLFQAMKSPGKAFQIVELRIFSNWGHPEYTCLYRFRVHGELK; this comes from the exons ATGGATTTTTCACGTCTCCACACATACACTCCTCCTCAGAGTGTGCCAGAGAACACTGGATACACGTATGGACTCag ACTGTCACGTCGAAGCTTGCATTCGGTCCCTACGACATACACCAGTGATGATGGTCAGATGGAAAACACTCACTCCTACACTAGAAATACTTCTCACAAAGACAAGATTTCAAA gACATCAAAACATCatagaaatacaaacaaacagTCTTTGGCTGTAAATCACACTGCAAGAAAAGCTGCTTCCaactcctcctcccttctcagcCAGAATACCTTTGATAGCCATGCTAGCGAGACGTCTTTAAGATCTTCTGTCCTGGATGAGTCTTTAATTCGTAAACAGACCAAAGTTGTCCATTTCTGGG gtcttgatgatgatggtgatctTAAAG gtgGGACTAAAACTGTCCTCCAGGGAAATGGTGACCTAGCTACTGATGAAACAGACACAACCTTGAACAATGGTTACATATGCAGTGATTGCAGTATGCTTTCTGAGCGAAAGGATGTGCTCACAGCCTACTCTCCTTCCCACATGCCATCTTCAAGAATTTATTTTAGGGATGGGAGTCAAAAAA CTCATTCGAATTACTGTGGGTGTGTGAATGTAAAAGAGTTTCTCAGAGAGGATGGTCACCTCAGTGTAAATGGTGAATCACTGT GTGATGACTGTAAGGGGAAGAAACATCTTGAAACATATACAACAACCCACTTGCAATCTTCAAGGTCAAAAAGGGTAGCAAGGACCATTTGGCACACCTTTTCTTACGCAG GTTACTTTTTGATGCAAACACTACAAAGGATTGGAGCTACAGGATGGTTTGTGTCCAGGAAGGTGTTGTCGTTTCTTTGGTTGGCTATTGTTTCTCCAG ggAAGGCAGCCTCTGGAGTATTTTGGTGGCTAGGAACTGGATGGTACCAATTTGTTACTTTGATTTCTTGGTTAAATGTGTTCCTACTTACAAG gtgCCTTCCAAAAATTTGCAAGTTGCTACTGTTACTTATCCCACTTTTACTTTTGCTAG GGATAGGCCTTTATTTATGGAACATGGAAAGTTTCCTTTCACTTTTGCCTATATTTAATTGGACAAGCATACACAGAACACAGAGGATAGATGAGTCCAGATACTTCTTGAAGCCTGATTCTTTTCACGTTAATCAGCCTACAGAG ATGGATTTTATGGCTTTCCAACGAGAAAATGAATTCCGTATATTGAAGCTGGAAGATCTTCTTGAAAAACTGTCTGAAAAGGACAAG cTTATCCAGGAAGAATTAGATCAGACCAAGTCAAGAATAATTAG TGGAGTTGATGAACGACAACATCTTCTGTCCAGAGTTAAGCATCTAGAACTGGAACTGGGTCATTTGAAATCAGAATTATTAACTTGGCACGGCTTGAAGACTAGCTGTGAGAAAATAGAGACAATGCATGAAAAA gtagaTACCCAAATCCGAGAAACTATCAAACTTATGTTTTCTGATGATCAGCAAGATAGTTCTCTTGAATGGCTGCTACAGTGGCTTTCTTCCAAATTTGTAAGCAAAGGTGACTTGCAGATCTTATTAcgagatttagagctgcaaatTCTAAACAATGTTACACTCCATATGTCCAAGACAGAAAAGATTCCAACTCCTGAAACATTGGTAAATGCTGACAGCGTGGGGATTTCTGGCATAACAGAAGCG CAAGCACTTGCTATTGTTAATAATGCTCTGAAGCTGTATTCCCAGGACAGAACGGGGATGGTAGACTTTGCTTTAGAATCTGGAG gtgGTAGCATTCTGAGCACTCGCTGTTCTGAAACATATGAAACCAAAACTGCATTAATTAGTGTGTTTGGAATTCCTCTGTGGTACCACTCACAGTCTCCCCGGATTGTCATTCAG ccTGACATATATCCAGGGAACTGTTGGGCATTTAAAGGATCTCAAGGATACCTTGTTGTGAGATTATCAATGATGATCTATCCAACAGCTTTTACAATAGAACATGTACCAAAGACACTTTCACCAACAGGCAACATCACTAGTGCTCCTAAAGATTTCTCAgtatat GGTTTAGACAGTGAATATCAAGAAGAAGGAATGCTTCTAGGACAGTTTGTGTATGATCAAGAAGGAGAGTCACTTCAGTTATTTCAAGCAATG aagagCCCTGGAAAAGCTTTCCAGATTGTGGAACTTCGGATTTTTTCTAATTGGGGCCATCCTGAGTACACATGTCTCTATCGATTCAGAGTACATGGAGAACTCAAGTGA
- the SUN1 gene encoding SUN domain-containing protein 1 isoform X6, whose product MDFSRLHTYTPPQSVPENTGYTYGLSSSYSSDALDFETEHKLDPVFDFPRLSRRSLHSVPTTYTSDDGQMENTHSYTRNTSHKDKISKTSKHHRNTNKQSLAVNHTARKAASNSSSLLSQNTFDSHASETSLRSSVLDESLIRKQTKVVHFWGLDDDGDLKGGTKTVLQGNGDLATDETDTTLNNGYICSDCSMLSERKDVLTAYSPSHMPSSRIYFRDGSQKTHSNYCGCVNVKEFLREDGHLSVNGESLCDDCKGKKHLETYTTTHLQSSRSKRVARTIWHTFSYAGYFLMQTLQRIGATGWFVSRKVLSFLWLAIVSPGKAASGVFWWLGTGWYQFVTLISWLNVFLLTRCLPKICKLLLLLIPLLLLLGIGLYLWNMESFLSLLPIFNWTSIHRTQRIDESRYFLKPDSFHVNQPTEMDFMAFQRENEFRILKLEDLLEKLSEKDKLIQEELDQTKSRIISGVDERQHLLSRVKHLELELGHLKSELLTWHGLKTSCEKIETMHEKVDTQIRETIKLMFSDDQQDSSLEWLLQWLSSKFVSKGDLQILLRDLELQILNNVTLHMSKTEKIPTPETLVNADSVGISGITEAVGKKQALAIVNNALKLYSQDRTGMVDFALESGGGSILSTRCSETYETKTALISVFGIPLWYHSQSPRIVIQPDIYPGNCWAFKGSQGYLVVRLSMMIYPTAFTIEHVPKTLSPTGNITSAPKDFSVYGLDSEYQEEGMLLGQFVYDQEGESLQLFQAMKSPGKAFQIVELRIFSNWGHPEYTCLYRFRVHGELK is encoded by the exons ATGGATTTTTCACGTCTCCACACATACACTCCTCCTCAGAGTGTGCCAGAGAACACTGGATACACGTATGGACTCag TTCAAGCTATTCTTCAGATGCCCTGGATTTTGAGACTGAACATAAATTGGATCCTGTGTTTGATTTTCCAAGACTGTCACGTCGAAGCTTGCATTCGGTCCCTACGACATACACCAGTGATGATGGTCAGATGGAAAACACTCACTCCTACACTAGAAATACTTCTCACAAAGACAAGATTTCAAA gACATCAAAACATCatagaaatacaaacaaacagTCTTTGGCTGTAAATCACACTGCAAGAAAAGCTGCTTCCaactcctcctcccttctcagcCAGAATACCTTTGATAGCCATGCTAGCGAGACGTCTTTAAGATCTTCTGTCCTGGATGAGTCTTTAATTCGTAAACAGACCAAAGTTGTCCATTTCTGGG gtcttgatgatgatggtgatctTAAAG gtgGGACTAAAACTGTCCTCCAGGGAAATGGTGACCTAGCTACTGATGAAACAGACACAACCTTGAACAATGGTTACATATGCAGTGATTGCAGTATGCTTTCTGAGCGAAAGGATGTGCTCACAGCCTACTCTCCTTCCCACATGCCATCTTCAAGAATTTATTTTAGGGATGGGAGTCAAAAAA CTCATTCGAATTACTGTGGGTGTGTGAATGTAAAAGAGTTTCTCAGAGAGGATGGTCACCTCAGTGTAAATGGTGAATCACTGT GTGATGACTGTAAGGGGAAGAAACATCTTGAAACATATACAACAACCCACTTGCAATCTTCAAGGTCAAAAAGGGTAGCAAGGACCATTTGGCACACCTTTTCTTACGCAG GTTACTTTTTGATGCAAACACTACAAAGGATTGGAGCTACAGGATGGTTTGTGTCCAGGAAGGTGTTGTCGTTTCTTTGGTTGGCTATTGTTTCTCCAG ggAAGGCAGCCTCTGGAGTATTTTGGTGGCTAGGAACTGGATGGTACCAATTTGTTACTTTGATTTCTTGGTTAAATGTGTTCCTACTTACAAG gtgCCTTCCAAAAATTTGCAAGTTGCTACTGTTACTTATCCCACTTTTACTTTTGCTAG GGATAGGCCTTTATTTATGGAACATGGAAAGTTTCCTTTCACTTTTGCCTATATTTAATTGGACAAGCATACACAGAACACAGAGGATAGATGAGTCCAGATACTTCTTGAAGCCTGATTCTTTTCACGTTAATCAGCCTACAGAG ATGGATTTTATGGCTTTCCAACGAGAAAATGAATTCCGTATATTGAAGCTGGAAGATCTTCTTGAAAAACTGTCTGAAAAGGACAAG cTTATCCAGGAAGAATTAGATCAGACCAAGTCAAGAATAATTAG TGGAGTTGATGAACGACAACATCTTCTGTCCAGAGTTAAGCATCTAGAACTGGAACTGGGTCATTTGAAATCAGAATTATTAACTTGGCACGGCTTGAAGACTAGCTGTGAGAAAATAGAGACAATGCATGAAAAA gtagaTACCCAAATCCGAGAAACTATCAAACTTATGTTTTCTGATGATCAGCAAGATAGTTCTCTTGAATGGCTGCTACAGTGGCTTTCTTCCAAATTTGTAAGCAAAGGTGACTTGCAGATCTTATTAcgagatttagagctgcaaatTCTAAACAATGTTACACTCCATATGTCCAAGACAGAAAAGATTCCAACTCCTGAAACATTGGTAAATGCTGACAGCGTGGGGATTTCTGGCATAACAGAAGCGGTAGGTAAAAAG CAAGCACTTGCTATTGTTAATAATGCTCTGAAGCTGTATTCCCAGGACAGAACGGGGATGGTAGACTTTGCTTTAGAATCTGGAG gtgGTAGCATTCTGAGCACTCGCTGTTCTGAAACATATGAAACCAAAACTGCATTAATTAGTGTGTTTGGAATTCCTCTGTGGTACCACTCACAGTCTCCCCGGATTGTCATTCAG ccTGACATATATCCAGGGAACTGTTGGGCATTTAAAGGATCTCAAGGATACCTTGTTGTGAGATTATCAATGATGATCTATCCAACAGCTTTTACAATAGAACATGTACCAAAGACACTTTCACCAACAGGCAACATCACTAGTGCTCCTAAAGATTTCTCAgtatat GGTTTAGACAGTGAATATCAAGAAGAAGGAATGCTTCTAGGACAGTTTGTGTATGATCAAGAAGGAGAGTCACTTCAGTTATTTCAAGCAATG aagagCCCTGGAAAAGCTTTCCAGATTGTGGAACTTCGGATTTTTTCTAATTGGGGCCATCCTGAGTACACATGTCTCTATCGATTCAGAGTACATGGAGAACTCAAGTGA